The nucleotide sequence GCTTCACCCTGCAAGTGGAAAACCTAACTTCTCCCGACCGCATTAGTGAAATGCGCCAACAGCTTATGGGCATGGGCTTGCTAGTTGACCGCATCGATCAGGGCGAGGTGGAAGTGGCGGCCAATCACGGTACCAACCCAGGAGCCGACTCTATCCGCAAGGTGCTGAACAACGCAGGATTTTCGGTGGGCGACATTACGGCCACCCCTGGATAGCGTACACTCCTACTTGCTGACTTGCCTGCGGTGTTTTGGTGAAAACTACAACCGCTAGAGTGCGTTCCCAATCTGATAGCCATTGTCGCCAGTAAGCTGGCTGGCAATGGCTATTTTGCTGATGCTATGAATCGTTTCGACCGTATTACCGCTATTCTGGTGCAGTTGCAAGCCCGTCGCCTCGTACGAGGACAAGACTTGGCTGAGCGGTTTGGCGTAAGCCTACGCACCATTTACCGCGACCTGCGCACCCTCGAAGAAGCGGGCGTACCGCTGTGTGGCGAAGTGGGGGTCGGCTACTCTTTGGCCGATGGCTACCGGTTGCCGCCCGTCATGTTCACTCGTGAAGAAGCCACGGCCCTCGTCACGGCCGAAAAGCTGGTAACCCAACTCACCGATGTACACACCGCCCAACTCAGCAAGGGGGCCATGGACAAGTTGCGGGCCGTGTTGCGCCGCACCGACCGAGATTATCTGGAAGAACTGAGCCCCCACATTACTATTCTGGGGGGTCGGCATCAGCAGGCAGCCATGCCTTTGCCGCCCAACACGCACCAATTGTTGCTCACGGGCATTGCCAGCCGGCAAGTGGTTTCGCTGGACTATCGGGCGGGCTACCACGGAGCCCCCACCCAGCGCGACGTTGAGCCAATCGGCATCTACTTTGGCCACTATTGGCACGTGGTAGCTTTTTGCCGCCTGCGCCAAGAGTACCGCGACTTTCGCCTCGACCGTATTGCGCAACTGCGCCTCCACGACGAGCAGTTTGCGCCGCGCCCCGAAACCCTGCACACCTACTGGCAACAACTGGCGGCCAAGCGGCAGCAACAGTCGGCGGTGGTGCGGTTTGCGCCCGAAGCCCTGCCCCACTTCGAAGAAAACAAGCGCTACTTCGGGTGGGCGCATGAGCAACGCCTACCCGACGGCTGGGTGGAGGCTACCTTCCTGACCAGCCAACTCGACTACTTAGGACGCTGGCTGCTACTTTTTACCGGGCAAGTGAACGTGGTGTCGCCGCTGGCCCTACAGGAGCAATTGCGCGCATTGGCACTGGCGGCCTACGAATACTTTGCCAAGTAAGAATTGAGGTAGCTAATTGAAAAAAGTACGCGGGTCGAGTTTTCTACTGACATAGGGCTGTCATAGAGGGCAAGTAGGTTTGAGACATCATTCACCTAACCCCTCTTTCTATGCTGACCGACACGCTAGCCCCCCTCGCCCATGCCCTGGTAGTTGAACTAGAAGACGAGCTACAAACCACCCGCCGCGTATTGGCGCGTGTTCCCGACGCCCAGTTCAACTGGCAGCCGCACCCCAAGTCGATGCAGATCGGCTACTTAGCATCGCACATCACCGACTTGATGGGGGGCATTGCTAATACCTTAGTAACCACGGAACTGGATTTAACTTACTTTCTGGAACGCGAAGCGCAGCCCGCCACAAATAGCCGAGAGCTACTGGAGCGCCTCGATACCAACGGTGCTACTGCCCTCACGGCGCTCACCGCCGCCACCCCCCATGATTTCGAGCACCTCTGGACCCTGCGCCAGGGCGAGCAGATACTGATGAGCCAGACCCGCGCCGAAACAATCCGCCACCTCATCAACCACATGGCCCACCACCGGGGCCAGCTCAGCGTGTATCTGCGCCTACTCGATGTGCCGGTGCCCGCCATCTACGGCCCCTCCGCCGACGAGCCTATGTTTGAGGCGTAAACCGAAATCCTGACCACAGCCCAATACCCCCTACTAGCGCACCAGTGGGAGGTGTTGGGCTGTGGCCTGCGGCTACGGCAATAGCCTGAGGATGCCGGTTGTGCAAGGCGCTTCTTACTTACGCTTCGTTGTGCGAGAGGGCCGTGGTGGTGGCCAGTCGGATCCGGCGCACGTTATCGGGCTGTAGTTGGTAAGCGGGCCGGCGGGCCGTGTAGAGGCGCGTTTTCGCCATTCTAGTCACGCACACACAGTCGCCTTGATTGCCCCCGAGTACGTGGTAGGC is from Hymenobacter tibetensis and encodes:
- a CDS encoding helix-turn-helix transcriptional regulator; amino-acid sequence: MNRFDRITAILVQLQARRLVRGQDLAERFGVSLRTIYRDLRTLEEAGVPLCGEVGVGYSLADGYRLPPVMFTREEATALVTAEKLVTQLTDVHTAQLSKGAMDKLRAVLRRTDRDYLEELSPHITILGGRHQQAAMPLPPNTHQLLLTGIASRQVVSLDYRAGYHGAPTQRDVEPIGIYFGHYWHVVAFCRLRQEYRDFRLDRIAQLRLHDEQFAPRPETLHTYWQQLAAKRQQQSAVVRFAPEALPHFEENKRYFGWAHEQRLPDGWVEATFLTSQLDYLGRWLLLFTGQVNVVSPLALQEQLRALALAAYEYFAK
- a CDS encoding DinB family protein → MLTDTLAPLAHALVVELEDELQTTRRVLARVPDAQFNWQPHPKSMQIGYLASHITDLMGGIANTLVTTELDLTYFLEREAQPATNSRELLERLDTNGATALTALTAATPHDFEHLWTLRQGEQILMSQTRAETIRHLINHMAHHRGQLSVYLRLLDVPVPAIYGPSADEPMFEA